A part of Eubacterium sp. AB3007 genomic DNA contains:
- a CDS encoding IS3 family transposase has product MFKRSEEAAFRGGRSSERTARIVHSLRGEFKLKDILAAAGLPKATYMYWQKRFDREDPDAELLQIMRDIREKHKNYGYRRIYGELRKQGIKVNKKRVHRIVQKYGMQVTSFTRKSRRFSTYKGVVGRIAPNRVNRRFNTNIPHQKITTDTTEFKYYEPDDKGRVSIKKFYLDPFMDMWNLEILSYGISDRPSAQSIMTALNEAIDVTSDCKFRRTFHSDRGWAYQMNAYRYELKKNRIFQSMSRKGNCYDNSPMENFFGIMKQEMYYGQVYRSFDELKDAIDKYIRYYNQKRSKASLGYRSPVEYREEILAA; this is encoded by the coding sequence ATTTTTAAAAGAAGCGAGGAGGCTGCGTTTAGAGGAGGAAGGTCTTCTGAACGAACTGCGAGAATCGTCCACAGCCTCCGAGGAGAATTCAAATTAAAGGACATTCTCGCAGCAGCAGGACTTCCAAAAGCCACGTATATGTACTGGCAGAAGCGATTTGATCGCGAGGATCCGGATGCTGAGCTTCTTCAGATCATGAGAGATATCAGAGAAAAGCATAAGAACTATGGCTATCGTCGAATCTATGGAGAGCTTCGGAAGCAAGGCATCAAGGTAAACAAGAAGCGCGTCCATCGCATAGTCCAGAAGTATGGCATGCAGGTCACCTCATTCACCAGGAAGAGCCGCAGGTTCAGTACATACAAGGGTGTCGTAGGAAGAATCGCTCCAAACAGAGTGAACAGAAGATTCAACACTAACATTCCTCATCAGAAGATCACTACGGATACGACAGAGTTCAAGTACTATGAGCCGGATGACAAAGGCAGAGTATCCATCAAGAAGTTTTATCTTGATCCATTCATGGATATGTGGAATCTGGAGATCCTGAGTTATGGCATTTCAGATCGTCCATCTGCGCAGAGCATAATGACGGCCTTGAATGAGGCAATCGATGTAACAAGCGATTGCAAGTTCAGACGCACATTTCACTCTGACCGTGGCTGGGCATACCAGATGAATGCTTATCGCTATGAACTGAAGAAGAACAGGATCTTTCAAAGCATGTCTCGCAAAGGCAACTGCTACGACAACTCACCCATGGAAAACTTCTTTGGGATCATGAAGCAGGAGATGTACTATGGTCAGGTATACAGAAGCTTCGATGAACTCAAAGATGCGATAGACAAATACATACGTTACTACAACCAAAAGCGCAGCAAAGCATCTCTTGGATACCGGAGTCCAGTTGAGTACCGGGAAGAGATATTAGCTGCATAG
- a CDS encoding helix-turn-helix domain-containing protein codes for MAKYSYEFKRIVVDEYLSGQGGCNYLSQKYSLTRSLIQRWVSNYRHFGDDGLRRSRQNQVYSFEFKLHVVELYLSSELSYKDLALQVEMMDPGRIAQWVKAYRAAGPDALRPKKKGRKRTMDKEKVIREIEDGDSEEQKELLRQLQEENLRLRIENAFLKEARRLRLEEEGLLNELRESSTASEENSN; via the coding sequence ATGGCAAAGTATAGTTATGAGTTTAAACGCATAGTTGTGGATGAATACCTAAGTGGACAAGGAGGCTGTAATTATCTTAGCCAAAAATACAGTCTCACACGATCACTTATCCAGAGATGGGTTTCAAACTATCGTCATTTTGGGGATGACGGTCTTAGAAGAAGCAGACAGAATCAAGTTTATTCTTTTGAATTCAAGCTTCATGTTGTAGAATTGTATCTATCAAGTGAACTCTCATACAAGGACCTTGCACTTCAGGTCGAGATGATGGATCCCGGTCGAATAGCCCAATGGGTTAAGGCGTATCGTGCAGCTGGTCCTGATGCCCTGAGACCCAAAAAGAAAGGTCGAAAACGAACGATGGATAAAGAGAAAGTCATCCGTGAGATCGAAGATGGTGATTCGGAAGAGCAGAAGGAACTTCTTAGGCAATTGCAGGAGGAGAACCTTAGACTTCGGATCGAGAATGCATTTTTAAAAGAAGCGAGGAGGCTGCGTTTAGAGGAGGAAGGTCTTCTGAACGAACTGCGAGAATCGTCCACAGCCTCCGAGGAGAATTCAAATTAA
- a CDS encoding cytosine permease: MSSTENGEVYVNDYATIPVPMDKRRSSFLLAMVLVGSIICLSSMYVGASFVGALTLTQVVIACLIGNAILSVLGGLLSYIGTKTGVGVAMLMRQSFGVVGNYILAILTAVVELGWFGYQCGFFGQTIHVMFPNAGVITDPVVAGVWGGFLMMTTAFIGYKGLEMLSNIASPLILLMCIVGCGIAAVKVGGMDAFNQIALETNGTMSLAVGIVSVIGAYAMGAVLQPDLTRYGKKGSHSVIGAVFGFMIANTFVIVAGYFMCTSVGTSDVATGLLGTLGTWSLLILILAQWTTNDNNLYYSSLAAVVAMPKWKKKYVVIVFGIIATFAGAMGIVNYFTSWLGLLGTAIPPVAGILIVDYFFVKKKDYHFGAGVKHYFCSTPALISWIAGCTVGFTVTWGIAAINSMVVAAVVHIVLSACLKNDSGKMYFGGLFEESERGELKKVE; the protein is encoded by the coding sequence ATGAGTAGCACAGAAAATGGAGAAGTGTATGTTAATGATTATGCGACCATACCAGTGCCGATGGATAAAAGACGGTCTTCGTTCTTACTAGCGATGGTTCTTGTGGGAAGCATTATTTGTCTTAGTTCCATGTACGTGGGAGCAAGTTTCGTAGGAGCACTCACATTGACACAGGTTGTGATTGCTTGTTTGATTGGAAACGCAATACTGTCAGTCTTAGGCGGATTATTGAGTTACATCGGTACGAAGACAGGCGTGGGTGTTGCCATGCTTATGCGTCAGTCTTTTGGGGTTGTAGGGAATTACATTCTTGCAATTCTTACTGCCGTGGTAGAACTTGGATGGTTTGGCTATCAGTGTGGATTTTTTGGACAGACGATACATGTTATGTTCCCCAATGCCGGAGTAATTACGGATCCTGTAGTTGCTGGAGTCTGGGGTGGTTTCTTGATGATGACCACAGCATTCATTGGCTATAAAGGCCTGGAAATGCTCAGCAATATTGCATCCCCATTGATTTTATTGATGTGTATTGTCGGATGTGGCATTGCAGCTGTAAAGGTCGGTGGAATGGATGCGTTTAACCAAATAGCATTGGAAACAAACGGAACCATGTCCTTAGCTGTAGGAATTGTTTCTGTTATTGGTGCTTACGCAATGGGTGCAGTATTACAGCCGGATCTTACACGTTATGGAAAAAAGGGCAGCCATAGTGTTATAGGGGCTGTCTTCGGATTCATGATTGCAAACACCTTTGTCATTGTTGCGGGCTACTTTATGTGCACAAGTGTAGGAACTAGTGACGTAGCGACCGGGTTGTTGGGTACTCTTGGAACATGGTCATTGTTGATTCTAATTCTTGCTCAGTGGACCACCAACGATAACAATTTGTACTACTCTTCTCTGGCTGCAGTTGTTGCAATGCCTAAGTGGAAGAAAAAATATGTCGTAATTGTATTCGGCATTATCGCAACCTTTGCAGGAGCGATGGGTATCGTAAATTACTTTACTTCTTGGCTGGGCCTTCTGGGAACTGCTATTCCACCAGTTGCAGGAATCTTAATTGTTGATTACTTCTTTGTAAAGAAGAAGGATTATCACTTTGGTGCCGGCGTAAAACATTATTTTTGTTCTACTCCAGCATTGATTAGTTGGATCGCTGGGTGCACTGTAGGATTTACAGTTACCTGGGGTATTGCAGCAATCAACAGCATGGTTGTGGCAGCAGTTGTTCACATTGTGTTGTCCGCTTGCCTTAAGAATGATTCCGGAAAAATGTATTTTGGAGGGCTTTTTGAGGAAAGTGAACGAGGTGAACTGAAGAAAGTTGAGTAG
- a CDS encoding DUF917 domain-containing protein codes for MATMYLENRQMAEDFVRGCTFMGTGGGGLPANGLDSLMSEIEKGTKVGWIDADDIPDEATTACPFLMGSIAPHTPEIEAEMTDFGYVNPNYSEKEMLAKAIEYLGKFCGTKIDAVVPIELGGANTPGGVTAGIVSGAVCVDGDYTGRAIPEIQQTTPYLHGKTLWPVASVDAYNDISYIEKAKNYRIVERLGKKIAESAYGLVGQAGFIMSGKEMRECINKGTLSTCYNIGKMIREAREGGQDPVKSVLKELDGYLLAAGTVSNKETWDDGYYYGYHTIEGTGVDAGNTFKIFFKNENHVMWKNEKPYVSSPDIITVVDAKTGEPYANPILKVGDEVCVIGLKANPVFRSEKGVAILGPRYFKFDFDYVPIEETVK; via the coding sequence ATGGCTACAATGTATTTGGAAAATCGTCAGATGGCAGAGGACTTCGTTCGTGGATGCACTTTCATGGGAACAGGAGGAGGCGGTTTGCCGGCTAATGGGCTGGACTCACTGATGAGCGAGATTGAAAAAGGAACTAAGGTAGGATGGATAGATGCAGATGATATCCCTGATGAAGCAACTACCGCTTGCCCCTTCTTGATGGGCTCTATTGCACCCCATACCCCGGAGATTGAAGCGGAGATGACAGATTTCGGTTACGTGAATCCTAATTATTCTGAGAAAGAAATGCTTGCTAAAGCCATTGAATACCTTGGAAAATTCTGTGGAACAAAGATTGATGCCGTTGTTCCAATTGAACTCGGTGGGGCCAATACTCCCGGCGGTGTTACAGCAGGCATTGTTAGCGGAGCAGTATGCGTAGACGGTGATTATACAGGCCGCGCTATTCCTGAAATTCAGCAAACAACACCTTACCTTCATGGAAAGACTCTTTGGCCAGTTGCTTCCGTAGATGCATACAATGACATTTCCTATATTGAGAAAGCGAAGAACTACCGAATTGTAGAACGTTTGGGAAAGAAAATTGCTGAGAGCGCCTACGGCTTGGTGGGACAGGCGGGATTTATCATGAGCGGCAAGGAAATGAGGGAATGTATCAATAAGGGAACCTTGAGCACTTGCTACAATATTGGAAAGATGATTCGAGAAGCAAGAGAGGGAGGGCAAGACCCTGTCAAATCTGTTCTTAAGGAGTTGGATGGTTATTTGCTAGCCGCCGGTACCGTTAGTAACAAGGAGACATGGGATGATGGCTACTATTATGGATATCATACCATTGAGGGAACTGGTGTTGACGCAGGTAATACCTTTAAGATTTTCTTTAAGAACGAGAATCATGTAATGTGGAAGAATGAGAAACCTTATGTCTCTAGCCCCGACATCATTACTGTGGTGGACGCAAAAACCGGGGAACCTTATGCAAATCCGATTCTGAAAGTAGGAGATGAGGTTTGTGTAATAGGCTTAAAGGCAAACCCGGTATTCCGCTCGGAAAAAGGAGTCGCTATTCTTGGGCCAAGATACTTTAAATTTGATTTCGATTACGTTCCGATTGAGGAAACTGTAAAGTAG
- a CDS encoding DUF723 domain-containing protein, with protein sequence MKTHEEFIKEMQEKHPNIKIVGTYAGSANKIEWLCSSCGESQFSLPSNLLKPEATGLCRKCFLLQQAESRKKGNEQFLRELKEIHPDLIVTGTFKGNNHKIEWICSNCGQKQYSFPGNLLKPSKTPYCRACTHKLRSSIVTEQMDDGRVLSMSQINSNNFYEELNKKDHPPILLSEYKGVRVKLRCKCSVCGYEWESRPRDLLDNKHPCPKCADRSHAISNEVFLQRLSEINPYVIPLESYTRQDQHIRCRCSRCGYEWSVTPGALLRGNGCPSCSHTATSFFEQFLLLSFREVLGEDRVVSRDRKTIGSELDVFVPDMNLAFEYGAWFYHKRRLANDLKKVKLCEEKGIRLIRIYDACGEDIITGEDVLSYPHNIALDINDSIAVVNRLFQMTNISQTIDTERYSAISDKAYVLSRRMTTDQFKEKMALIQPNIEIVGEYKSNSSRISCKCKLCGHKWSPTAHGLLAGYGCPECYHKAQTKTEESYLQELREVNPNIELLEPYVASNRRILARCKKCGHQWRPYASTLLHGYGCVVCSKKAMEQKALADIMEVNPDIEVIGKYQGMGKPIKVKCKKCGNTWSPIVNNLIRSASHCPECSRKNVNQKLKMSRESFIKRLSEISSSIEVIGPFNGVNNKVDVRCTVCGYEWSPRAMDLLTGRGCRKCKYKKQAERQRRTPEQFVKEMSVINPDIIVLGKYTKAGERVDVQCKQCGKKWSPVASSLLAGTKWTMPIRNWGQILGELAIMYPDRIPE encoded by the coding sequence ATGAAAACACACGAAGAGTTTATCAAAGAGATGCAGGAAAAGCATCCAAACATAAAGATTGTTGGGACATATGCAGGTTCCGCTAATAAAATCGAATGGCTTTGCTCAAGCTGTGGGGAAAGTCAGTTCTCTCTGCCCTCAAATCTTCTAAAACCCGAAGCAACTGGATTATGCAGAAAATGCTTTCTGCTTCAGCAAGCTGAGAGTCGTAAAAAAGGGAATGAACAATTTCTAAGGGAACTAAAGGAGATTCATCCTGATCTTATAGTCACCGGGACTTTTAAGGGGAACAATCATAAAATTGAATGGATATGTAGTAATTGCGGTCAGAAACAATATTCATTTCCCGGCAATCTATTAAAGCCCTCAAAAACCCCTTATTGTCGAGCCTGCACTCACAAGTTGAGATCATCAATTGTTACTGAGCAGATGGATGATGGTAGAGTCCTATCAATGAGTCAAATCAACTCCAACAATTTCTATGAGGAGTTGAATAAAAAGGATCATCCTCCAATTCTCTTAAGCGAATACAAGGGTGTTCGGGTTAAGCTTCGTTGCAAGTGTTCCGTTTGCGGTTATGAATGGGAATCTCGTCCACGCGATCTATTGGATAATAAGCATCCATGCCCTAAATGTGCCGATCGTAGTCATGCTATCAGCAATGAAGTATTTCTACAACGATTATCCGAGATAAATCCATATGTTATACCTCTTGAAAGTTATACAAGACAAGACCAGCACATAAGATGCAGATGTTCAAGGTGTGGATATGAGTGGTCAGTAACACCAGGCGCATTGCTTAGAGGAAATGGATGCCCGAGTTGTAGCCATACTGCAACATCTTTTTTCGAACAATTCCTACTGTTGTCATTTAGAGAAGTCCTTGGGGAAGACAGAGTAGTTTCCAGAGATAGGAAGACTATCGGATCCGAATTGGATGTATTTGTTCCAGATATGAATTTGGCCTTTGAGTATGGCGCATGGTTTTACCACAAAAGAAGACTTGCTAACGACTTGAAAAAAGTCAAATTGTGTGAGGAAAAAGGGATTAGATTAATACGAATATATGACGCTTGCGGCGAAGATATTATAACAGGCGAAGATGTATTATCATATCCTCATAATATTGCTTTGGATATCAATGATTCCATAGCTGTTGTAAATCGGCTTTTCCAAATGACGAATATTAGTCAAACAATTGACACCGAAAGGTACTCTGCAATATCCGATAAGGCATACGTTCTTTCGCGGAGGATGACCACTGATCAATTCAAAGAAAAAATGGCATTGATTCAACCTAATATAGAAATCGTGGGAGAATATAAAAGTAATTCCAGTAGGATTTCTTGTAAATGTAAGCTTTGTGGACATAAGTGGAGCCCAACAGCACATGGTTTGTTAGCAGGATATGGTTGCCCAGAATGTTATCATAAAGCCCAAACCAAAACAGAGGAATCTTACTTACAGGAATTAAGAGAGGTCAATCCAAATATTGAACTACTCGAACCATATGTTGCGAGTAACAGAAGGATTCTCGCAAGGTGTAAAAAGTGTGGTCATCAGTGGAGGCCATATGCAAGCACACTTCTTCATGGGTATGGATGTGTTGTGTGCAGTAAAAAAGCCATGGAACAAAAGGCACTTGCAGATATTATGGAGGTCAATCCCGACATTGAGGTAATAGGCAAATATCAGGGTATGGGCAAACCGATAAAAGTAAAATGTAAGAAATGTGGAAACACTTGGTCACCAATTGTCAATAACCTAATCAGGAGCGCTTCACATTGTCCCGAATGTAGCAGAAAGAATGTTAATCAAAAGCTCAAAATGAGCAGAGAATCTTTTATCAAACGCTTATCTGAGATTTCCTCCTCAATCGAAGTTATAGGACCTTTCAATGGAGTAAATAATAAAGTGGATGTTCGCTGTACAGTATGTGGCTATGAGTGGTCTCCAAGGGCGATGGATCTGCTTACAGGACGAGGTTGCAGAAAGTGTAAGTATAAAAAACAAGCTGAAAGGCAACGAAGGACTCCGGAGCAATTCGTTAAAGAGATGAGCGTCATTAACCCAGACATTATTGTACTTGGTAAATACACGAAAGCTGGTGAACGGGTCGACGTTCAATGTAAGCAGTGCGGAAAAAAGTGGAGTCCGGTTGCTTCTTCACTGTTGGCTGGAACGAAATGGACGATGCCGATCCGGAACTGGGGTCAGATCCTGGGAGAACTGGCGATCATGTACCCGGACAGGATCCCAGAATAG
- a CDS encoding InlB B-repeat-containing protein: MAKIMKKILTAVLSLAMVACFVPQMNVPVYAANEGPASMAMGSVALSKDAGGNGAQTVWYAGSAWRVIGYNGGGVASTEGDMTLLASDNLKTGVQFNTNDKSDNDYEGSNLKSVIDDLYEDRFSSGEKTAVKKRTLEVGECTTYEPYSTGVSGTATSGYLWPLSTEEALGLVVFSERFGVVLVFSELLQASDYWWLRSPGYYDSFAAYVDPNGVYPNGVTPNGDPTGFVNYIGFPVDRREFGVRPAFNLNLKSVLFTSAAAGGKSSGAEGALNEVGTNTTGKWKLTLLDDGTITGLDGHKDFKISSDGITYDSEAGTVTVPYSGAATGDNEYISAIIKDSNGNIKYYGRIAKASAADNASVPINIDGKFGSGDTLWVFNEQYNGDETTDQSAMTDYASALQEVKLYQITFHPNNGNPTFTETVEAGGTIKTKDPKRVGYYFVGWYRDEAYEHPYNSHTEVNSSFDLYGGWIPRNFDISFVNEDGTELQSGEVAYDDTPSYTGQTPTKKDDAKYSYTFAGWTPEIKPVTGDATYTAKYISTVKQYSISFVNEDGTELQSGKVAYGDTPSYTGQTPTKKDDAKYSYTFAGWNPEIKPVTGNATYKATYTAKKKPAQPQPKVDKAAAKIALDAGITARSSGSKVTASWGAVKGASSYVIYANYCGQKKLKKIKTVSGKTTSFDITKLNGKKFDPKKNLKFYVVAYKTVKGKKVKLAKSIMAHAPGSKNTKRTNVTGVKVKKVSFTLKKGKTAKIKAKLVLQKKNKKPLKHCAKFRYASSNKKVAKVSKKGKITAVGKGKCNVYVYAVSGVSKKIKVTVK; this comes from the coding sequence ATGGCAAAGATAATGAAAAAGATACTGACCGCGGTGCTCTCGCTCGCGATGGTCGCATGCTTCGTGCCGCAGATGAACGTGCCGGTATATGCGGCGAATGAAGGCCCTGCGTCAATGGCGATGGGCAGCGTTGCTTTGAGTAAGGATGCCGGGGGGAATGGTGCCCAGACCGTGTGGTATGCAGGCAGCGCGTGGCGCGTGATTGGTTATAACGGAGGTGGCGTCGCAAGCACGGAAGGCGATATGACACTGTTAGCATCGGATAATCTGAAAACAGGAGTACAGTTCAACACCAATGACAAGTCTGATAATGATTATGAGGGTTCAAATCTTAAGAGTGTGATAGATGATCTCTATGAAGACCGTTTCAGTTCGGGCGAAAAAACAGCTGTAAAAAAACGCACACTTGAGGTTGGAGAGTGTACAACTTACGAGCCTTATAGCACCGGCGTATCTGGTACTGCAACAAGTGGATATCTTTGGCCTTTATCAACTGAGGAAGCTTTAGGATTAGTTGTGTTCAGCGAACGATTTGGTGTTGTTCTTGTGTTCAGCGAACTCTTGCAAGCCAGCGATTACTGGTGGCTGCGCTCGCCGGGCTACTATGACAGCTTTGCAGCTTATGTCGACCCTAACGGCGTCTACCCTAACGGCGTCACCCCTAACGGCGACCCTACCGGCTTTGTCAACTACATAGGCTTTCCTGTGGATAGGCGCGAGTTCGGTGTACGTCCCGCTTTTAATTTGAATCTTAAATCTGTTCTCTTCACATCTGCCGCCGCAGGCGGCAAATCTTCCGGCGCCGAAGGCGCCCTGAACGAAGTGGGTACGAATACAACAGGTAAATGGAAGCTGACACTTCTGGACGACGGGACTATTACGGGCCTGGATGGGCATAAGGACTTTAAGATCAGTTCAGATGGAATCACATATGATTCTGAGGCAGGTACCGTGACAGTGCCATACAGCGGGGCTGCGACTGGAGATAATGAATATATCTCCGCTATCATTAAGGACAGCAATGGCAATATCAAATACTACGGAAGGATTGCAAAGGCATCCGCCGCTGATAATGCCTCCGTTCCAATCAATATCGACGGCAAATTCGGCAGCGGAGATACGCTCTGGGTGTTCAATGAACAATATAACGGCGATGAGACAACTGATCAGTCTGCGATGACAGATTACGCAAGCGCGCTGCAGGAGGTAAAGCTATACCAGATAACATTCCACCCGAACAACGGAAACCCGACTTTTACGGAGACGGTAGAAGCAGGCGGAACAATAAAAACGAAAGACCCCAAGCGGGTGGGCTATTATTTCGTTGGCTGGTACAGGGACGAGGCTTATGAACACCCGTATAATTCCCATACTGAGGTCAACAGCAGTTTTGATCTTTACGGGGGATGGATTCCGAGAAATTTTGACATCAGTTTCGTTAACGAGGATGGCACAGAACTGCAGAGCGGTGAGGTGGCCTATGACGATACTCCGTCCTACACCGGGCAGACGCCGACCAAGAAGGATGATGCGAAATACAGCTACACATTTGCAGGCTGGACCCCAGAGATCAAACCGGTGACAGGTGACGCTACCTATACAGCGAAGTATATATCTACGGTAAAACAGTATTCGATCAGTTTCGTTAACGAGGACGGCACAGAACTGCAGAGCGGCAAGGTGGCCTATGGCGATACTCCGTCCTACACCGGCCAGACGCCGACCAAGAAGGATGATGCGAAATACAGCTACACATTTGCAGGCTGGAATCCTGAGATCAAACCGGTGACCGGTAATGCCACCTACAAGGCGACATACACAGCCAAGAAGAAGCCTGCACAGCCGCAGCCGAAGGTCGATAAGGCAGCGGCCAAGATCGCCCTCGACGCAGGCATTACTGCAAGATCCTCCGGGAGCAAAGTCACCGCATCCTGGGGAGCCGTCAAGGGGGCGAGTAGCTATGTGATCTACGCAAATTACTGCGGCCAGAAGAAACTCAAGAAGATCAAGACCGTCAGCGGCAAGACGACATCGTTTGACATCACCAAGCTGAACGGCAAGAAGTTCGACCCGAAGAAGAACCTGAAGTTCTACGTCGTAGCCTACAAGACCGTGAAGGGAAAGAAGGTGAAACTGGCGAAGAGCATCATGGCCCACGCACCGGGCAGCAAGAACACCAAGCGCACCAACGTCACGGGGGTCAAGGTCAAGAAGGTATCCTTCACCCTGAAGAAGGGAAAGACCGCAAAGATCAAGGCCAAGCTGGTGCTCCAGAAGAAGAACAAGAAACCGCTGAAGCACTGCGCGAAGTTCCGCTATGCATCCAGCAATAAGAAAGTAGCGAAAGTCAGCAAGAAAGGCAAGATCACAGCCGTCGGAAAAGGCAAGTGCAACGTTTACGTCTACGCCGTCAGCGGGGTATCGAAGAAGATCAAAGTGACGGTCAAATGA
- a CDS encoding IS30 family transposase, producing MKKTSKHLTLEDRIVIERLLAHGFRFSEIATRLSKSRTTISREVKKNRTFKARNGNHCIHRKSCDLPTTCSQECHKRTRSCRVRCGDCNIHCERFQEDICPGITKAPYVCNACESMSRCWLHGYIYNARKAQDAYETTLKESRTGISLSEEQLQAMDELVTPLIQQGQSVNVVFQNHRDELPITARTAYDYIENGLLGAKNLDLARKVRRSYRRKSGPVLRVDKACHQGRSYDDYLSFMAQHPDMNVVEGDSVIGRKGGKVLLTLMFTNCDLQMAFLREQNNAATVSSVFASLREILGKELFKELFQVILVDRGSEFTDPTKIELDPETGEQLCHVFYCDPQNSNQKAHCERNHQFIRYIIPKGKSMDDLSQEKVILMMNHINSYPRKKWNGRSPLEVFTSIYGKSVPSILSMKQIAADSINLKPELIK from the coding sequence ATGAAGAAGACATCCAAACACCTGACACTGGAAGACCGTATCGTCATAGAGCGACTCCTGGCTCACGGATTTAGATTCAGTGAGATAGCCACCCGACTCAGCAAAAGCCGAACGACCATTAGCCGTGAAGTCAAAAAGAATCGTACGTTCAAGGCACGAAACGGTAACCACTGCATCCACAGGAAGTCCTGCGATCTGCCCACAACCTGCTCTCAGGAATGCCACAAACGTACGCGTTCCTGCCGTGTTCGATGCGGAGACTGTAACATCCATTGCGAACGATTCCAGGAAGATATCTGCCCTGGCATTACGAAAGCCCCCTATGTTTGCAATGCCTGCGAATCCATGTCGCGCTGTTGGCTCCACGGATACATCTACAATGCCCGCAAAGCACAGGATGCGTATGAGACGACGCTGAAAGAATCAAGAACTGGCATCTCTTTGTCGGAAGAGCAGCTACAGGCCATGGATGAGCTCGTCACACCGCTGATCCAGCAGGGACAATCGGTCAATGTCGTGTTTCAAAACCATCGCGATGAACTCCCCATCACGGCACGGACAGCCTATGATTACATTGAAAACGGCCTTCTTGGTGCAAAGAATCTGGATCTCGCCCGTAAGGTACGTAGATCATACCGCCGGAAAAGCGGTCCGGTGCTCCGCGTGGACAAAGCCTGCCATCAGGGGCGCTCTTATGATGACTATCTTTCATTTATGGCGCAGCATCCGGATATGAATGTGGTTGAAGGCGATTCTGTCATCGGCAGAAAGGGCGGCAAGGTTCTTCTCACCCTCATGTTTACCAACTGCGATCTGCAGATGGCCTTCCTGCGGGAACAGAACAATGCGGCCACTGTTTCCTCTGTGTTTGCTTCACTCAGAGAGATTCTGGGAAAAGAACTCTTCAAGGAACTGTTTCAGGTTATTCTGGTCGATCGAGGCAGCGAATTCACCGATCCCACGAAAATCGAACTTGATCCTGAAACCGGAGAACAACTCTGCCATGTGTTTTATTGTGATCCGCAAAACAGCAATCAGAAGGCGCACTGTGAACGGAATCACCAGTTTATTCGGTATATCATCCCAAAGGGCAAGTCGATGGATGATTTATCGCAGGAAAAGGTCATCCTGATGATGAACCATATCAACTCATATCCGCGCAAAAAATGGAACGGGCGGTCACCGCTTGAGGTATTCACCTCAATCTATGGAAAGAGTGTTCCCAGCATTCTATCCATGAAGCAGATCGCCGCCGATTCCATAAACCTTAAGCCCGAACTCATTAAGTAG
- a CDS encoding TetR/AcrR family transcriptional regulator: MSGTDLRIQKTYAALTREFTALLKLKRFEQITVKELCDAAMVRTATFYNHFSDKYEFADFVIRDALDSHRGDDSELQRLAGPEYYEQLLYHAFDLLENNRELLRSLASDSMLWSIGEVIRNGVHDELLTHLQRDQAAGQTLAADPQLLTEFIIGAIEEVIRWWFSSSDPIPTEELKKQLMNSVLRLVS; encoded by the coding sequence ATGTCAGGAACAGATCTCAGAATACAAAAGACCTATGCTGCATTGACCCGGGAGTTTACTGCTCTTTTGAAGTTGAAACGCTTCGAACAAATCACGGTCAAGGAGCTCTGCGACGCCGCTATGGTCAGGACCGCCACCTTTTACAACCACTTCAGTGACAAATATGAATTTGCCGATTTCGTCATCCGGGACGCCTTGGATAGCCATCGCGGGGATGATAGTGAATTGCAAAGGCTGGCCGGCCCCGAATATTACGAACAGCTTCTCTACCACGCTTTTGATCTGCTTGAAAACAATCGCGAACTGCTGCGATCACTTGCATCGGACTCAATGCTGTGGTCGATTGGCGAAGTAATCAGAAACGGCGTACATGACGAACTGCTGACGCACCTTCAGCGAGATCAGGCGGCAGGCCAAACTCTGGCAGCAGATCCGCAGCTGCTCACAGAGTTTATCATTGGGGCAATTGAAGAAGTGATTCGATGGTGGTTTTCATCTTCAGATCCGATACCGACAGAAGAATTGAAAAAACAGTTGATGAACAGCGTCCTGCGACTGGTTTCTTAA